One Sinorhizobium mexicanum genomic region harbors:
- a CDS encoding NAD(P)H-quinone oxidoreductase — protein sequence MTLPTEMTYVDLPSPGGPEKMVLARGPLPEVKAGDILIRVEAAGINRPDVLQRKGDYPPPPGASPILGLEVAGEVVALGEGATGFSIGDKVCALANGGGYAEYCAVPATQALAWPNGYDATKAAALPETFFTVWANVFDMAGLEAGETILVHGGSSGIGTTAIQLARAFGAEVFVTAGSAEKCRACEALGAKRAINYREEEFKATALEETGGRGVDVILDMVGGRYFDRNIGSLAKDGRLSIIAFLGGARVEGANIGPILTKRLHVMGSALRPRTSAEKQAIRDGLAAKVWPLLERGAVAPVIHRVLPFERVADGHRLMEAGDHIGKIVMTVGGS from the coding sequence ATGACCCTTCCGACCGAAATGACCTATGTGGACCTGCCGAGCCCGGGTGGGCCGGAGAAAATGGTTTTGGCGCGCGGGCCGCTCCCTGAGGTCAAAGCTGGCGATATCTTGATCCGTGTCGAGGCTGCCGGCATCAACCGCCCGGACGTGCTGCAACGCAAGGGCGACTATCCGCCGCCGCCCGGCGCGAGCCCGATCCTCGGCCTTGAAGTGGCTGGCGAGGTCGTGGCCTTGGGCGAGGGCGCAACCGGCTTCTCGATCGGGGACAAGGTCTGCGCGCTCGCCAATGGCGGCGGCTATGCGGAATATTGCGCGGTGCCAGCAACGCAGGCGCTCGCCTGGCCAAACGGTTATGACGCGACAAAGGCGGCGGCGCTGCCGGAAACCTTCTTCACGGTCTGGGCCAATGTCTTCGATATGGCCGGGCTCGAAGCGGGTGAAACGATCCTGGTTCATGGCGGATCGAGCGGTATCGGCACCACTGCCATCCAACTCGCCAGAGCCTTTGGCGCTGAGGTTTTTGTGACCGCCGGCAGCGCCGAGAAGTGCCGGGCCTGTGAGGCGCTCGGCGCGAAGCGGGCGATCAACTATCGCGAGGAAGAGTTCAAGGCGACTGCGCTTGAAGAGACCGGCGGGCGAGGGGTGGACGTCATCCTCGACATGGTCGGCGGGCGTTACTTCGACCGCAATATCGGTTCGCTCGCCAAGGACGGCCGTCTGTCGATCATCGCCTTCCTGGGCGGGGCGCGCGTGGAAGGCGCCAATATCGGGCCAATCCTGACGAAGCGCCTGCACGTCATGGGATCCGCGCTTCGCCCGCGCACATCCGCGGAAAAACAGGCGATCCGCGACGGGCTCGCGGCAAAGGTCTGGCCATTGCTGGAGCGAGGCGCTGTGGCGCCGGTCATCCATCGGGTTCTACCCTTCGAAAGGGTCGCCGATGGCCACCGTCTCATGGAAGCAGGCGATCACATCGGCAAGATCGTGATGACGGTGGGCGGGTCCTAA
- a CDS encoding DUF3750 domain-containing protein, producing the protein MKFIRRLFVAFMLIYLLPALASAGWWYMKERPQSWRDADWSSAALLPKAAESPEAAVYILSATTGGMKGAVASHAWIVTKDKGALAYTRYEKVGWGKPIRKNAYQADGRWYSNEPRIVVMIKGEEAQRLIPKVERAIADYPYSSPGAYRLWPGPNSNTFVAHVLRSVPELDAVLPPNAVGRDYLPGGRIFQIDADGRDLHATLYGLAGISAGWRSGLELHFMGLVAGFDIARPGIKIPALGRFGI; encoded by the coding sequence ATGAAATTCATCCGCAGGCTGTTTGTCGCCTTTATGCTCATCTACCTGCTTCCGGCGCTTGCCTCGGCCGGCTGGTGGTACATGAAGGAGAGGCCGCAGAGCTGGCGGGACGCGGACTGGTCGTCCGCCGCCCTTCTCCCCAAAGCGGCTGAAAGTCCCGAGGCGGCAGTCTATATCCTCTCGGCAACGACCGGCGGCATGAAGGGGGCCGTCGCCAGCCACGCGTGGATCGTCACCAAGGACAAAGGAGCGCTGGCCTACACCCGATATGAAAAGGTCGGCTGGGGTAAACCCATCCGCAAGAACGCCTACCAGGCCGATGGTCGCTGGTATTCGAACGAACCGCGCATCGTCGTGATGATCAAGGGAGAGGAGGCGCAGCGCCTGATCCCGAAGGTCGAGAGAGCGATTGCCGATTACCCCTATTCCTCGCCCGGCGCTTACCGGCTCTGGCCAGGACCGAATTCGAACACCTTCGTCGCGCACGTGCTTCGCTCAGTGCCCGAGCTTGACGCCGTGCTGCCGCCGAACGCCGTCGGCCGCGACTACCTGCCCGGGGGTAGAATTTTCCAGATCGACGCCGACGGCCGCGACCTGCATGCAACACTCTACGGACTGGCCGGAATCTCGGCCGGCTGGCGAAGCGGCCTGGAACTGCATTTCATGGGATTGGTGGCCGGGTTCGACATTGCACGACCCGGCATCAAGATCCCGGCGCTCGGCCGCTTCGGGATCTGA
- a CDS encoding asparaginase, whose amino-acid sequence MSNPVLVEVTRGNLVESRHRGTVIAVDGDGNTVFSLGDTDAAVFPRSACKAVQALPLVESGAADAYGFGAKALALACASHSGEPEHVALAAEMLAAAGCDVDALECGAHWSFDQKTLIGQARSIEAPSALHNNCSGKHAGFVCACCHWGTEVRGYVGYDHPIQQEIRGVMETLTGAILAHDNCGVDGCSIPTYAVPLKGLAHGFARMATGTGLAAERARASRRLIEACMAEPFYVAGTKRACTRMMKTAPGRIFAKTGAEGVFCAAIPDKGIAIALKCEDGTTRAAEAMVTATLARFFADEPEIHTALMAQANHSMRNWNGIHVGDVRVTEAFSA is encoded by the coding sequence ATGTCTAATCCCGTCCTGGTCGAAGTAACCCGCGGAAATCTTGTCGAGAGCCGCCATCGCGGCACGGTCATCGCTGTCGACGGCGACGGCAACACCGTGTTTTCATTGGGCGACACGGATGCTGCGGTTTTCCCGCGTTCCGCCTGCAAGGCCGTGCAGGCCTTGCCACTGGTCGAAAGCGGGGCGGCGGACGCCTACGGTTTCGGCGCCAAGGCACTGGCGCTTGCCTGTGCCTCGCATTCCGGCGAGCCGGAACATGTCGCGCTTGCGGCAGAAATGCTGGCCGCGGCTGGCTGCGATGTCGATGCGCTCGAATGCGGTGCGCACTGGTCCTTCGACCAGAAGACTTTGATCGGGCAGGCGCGTTCGATCGAGGCGCCGAGCGCCTTGCACAACAATTGTTCCGGCAAGCATGCGGGCTTCGTCTGCGCCTGCTGTCATTGGGGCACGGAGGTTCGCGGCTATGTCGGCTACGACCATCCGATCCAGCAGGAGATCCGCGGCGTCATGGAAACCCTGACGGGGGCCATCCTTGCGCACGACAATTGCGGGGTCGACGGCTGCTCGATCCCGACCTATGCCGTGCCCTTGAAGGGGCTTGCCCATGGCTTCGCCAGAATGGCAACGGGGACAGGGCTTGCGGCCGAGCGGGCGCGCGCCTCCAGGCGGCTGATCGAGGCCTGCATGGCCGAACCCTTCTACGTCGCGGGCACCAAGCGTGCCTGCACGCGGATGATGAAGACCGCACCGGGCCGCATCTTCGCCAAGACCGGCGCCGAAGGTGTTTTCTGCGCGGCGATCCCCGACAAGGGGATCGCCATTGCGCTCAAATGCGAGGACGGCACGACCCGCGCCGCCGAGGCGATGGTGACCGCGACGCTTGCACGGTTCTTCGCCGATGAGCCTGAGATCCACACGGCGCTGATGGCGCAAGCCAACCATTCGATGCGCAACTGGAACGGCATCCATGTCGGCGACGTGCGCGTGACGGAAGCCTTTTCGGCCTAG
- a CDS encoding DeoR/GlpR family DNA-binding transcription regulator has protein sequence MLTTQRRAMISARLAREGQIVAKALADELGLSEDTIRRDLREMAAEGLLKRVHGGALPLMPPLPDFAARQAIDSDLKRRLGRRAADLVKPGQTVFLDGGTTNAEIARALPHDLRATIVTHSPTIAAEFERHDAEVILIGGRLYKHSMVATGAAAVAAIEHVRVDTFFLGATAIHPAQGLSTGDYEEAAIKRAIAGQAADTYVLATPEKLGAASPHRIMGVNDVTGLVVPAGMSDEALSPYRECTALIVA, from the coding sequence ATGCTGACAACACAGAGACGGGCGATGATCTCGGCAAGGCTTGCCCGCGAGGGGCAAATCGTCGCCAAGGCGCTCGCGGACGAACTGGGGCTTTCGGAGGACACCATCCGCCGTGATCTCAGGGAAATGGCGGCCGAGGGCCTGCTCAAGCGCGTTCATGGGGGAGCCCTGCCTCTGATGCCGCCGCTCCCGGATTTCGCCGCCCGCCAGGCAATCGACAGCGACCTCAAGCGCCGGCTCGGACGACGAGCGGCGGACCTCGTCAAGCCCGGACAAACGGTCTTTCTCGATGGTGGCACGACCAATGCGGAAATTGCTCGCGCCTTGCCGCACGACTTGCGGGCCACCATCGTCACGCACAGCCCGACGATCGCCGCCGAGTTCGAGCGCCACGACGCCGAGGTGATCCTGATCGGCGGCCGGCTCTACAAACACTCCATGGTGGCGACCGGTGCGGCGGCTGTCGCCGCGATCGAACATGTCCGCGTGGACACCTTCTTCCTTGGGGCCACTGCCATTCATCCGGCGCAGGGGCTTTCGACCGGAGACTACGAGGAGGCGGCGATCAAGCGGGCGATCGCCGGCCAAGCGGCGGACACCTACGTCCTCGCGACGCCGGAGAAACTCGGCGCAGCCTCCCCTCACCGCATCATGGGCGTCAACGACGTTACCGGTCTCGTCGTGCCCGCGGGCATGTCGGACGAGGCCCTTTCACCCTATCGGGAATGCACAGCTTTGATCGTTGCCTAG
- a CDS encoding DUF4406 domain-containing protein, whose protein sequence is MLILIAGPYRSGTDDEPAKMAENLRRLEEPSYALFKAGHVPMIGEWVALPVWHAAGGSKVGDDLYEEIFHPVAGRLLALCDAVLRLPGESKGADSDVRIARERGIPVYHRIEDVPGCAGAVAA, encoded by the coding sequence ATGTTGATTCTAATTGCAGGTCCTTATCGCTCGGGTACGGATGACGAGCCGGCGAAAATGGCGGAGAACTTGAGGCGTCTGGAGGAGCCGTCCTATGCGCTCTTCAAGGCAGGGCATGTGCCGATGATCGGCGAATGGGTCGCCTTGCCCGTATGGCATGCGGCCGGCGGAAGCAAAGTGGGCGATGATCTTTATGAGGAGATCTTTCATCCTGTAGCCGGCCGGCTGCTTGCGCTCTGCGATGCTGTGCTGCGATTGCCGGGCGAGTCCAAGGGCGCGGATAGTGATGTGCGCATTGCCCGCGAACGTGGCATTCCGGTCTATCACCGTATCGAAGACGTGCCCGGTTGTGCGGGAGCGGTAGCCGCGTGA
- a CDS encoding glutathione S-transferase family protein: protein MLKLYYAPGTCSLASHIALEEAGATYEARRVDFARAEQTTPEYLAINPKGRVPALVTDRGTLTETPAILAYVAQSFPERRLAPLDDPFEFARLQSFLSYLCSTVHVAHAHNRRGPRWADDPAAHEAMKAKVPQNMGDCFALIENRMFAGPFVMGENYSIADPYLFTIANWLEGDGVDPGRFPKVLDHRNRMVARPAVAKVLAAVQA from the coding sequence ATGCTGAAACTGTACTATGCCCCTGGAACCTGTTCGCTCGCCTCGCACATTGCACTTGAGGAAGCCGGTGCGACCTATGAGGCCCGCCGCGTCGATTTTGCGAGGGCGGAGCAGACTACCCCCGAATATCTCGCCATCAACCCGAAAGGGCGGGTGCCCGCGCTCGTGACCGACCGCGGCACCTTGACCGAAACGCCGGCTATTCTCGCCTATGTCGCCCAGAGTTTTCCCGAGAGGCGGCTTGCGCCTCTCGATGACCCATTCGAGTTTGCGCGGCTGCAGTCCTTCCTGAGTTATCTCTGCTCGACGGTGCACGTCGCCCATGCCCATAATCGGCGCGGCCCGAGATGGGCGGACGATCCGGCAGCACATGAGGCAATGAAGGCCAAGGTGCCGCAGAACATGGGCGATTGCTTCGCGCTGATCGAAAACCGGATGTTTGCCGGTCCCTTCGTCATGGGCGAGAACTACTCGATCGCCGATCCCTACCTCTTCACGATCGCCAACTGGCTGGAGGGCGACGGTGTCGATCCGGGGCGCTTCCCAAAAGTTCTCGACCATCGCAACCGCATGGTCGCACGGCCGGCCGTTGCCAAGGTCCTTGCCGCGGTACAGGCCTAG
- a CDS encoding MmcQ/YjbR family DNA-binding protein has translation MNDDLERSFERVQRLAETAGLPETTVGTSYGTPALLVKGKSFVRMRDAQTLVVMCALEEKQMLMELDPSLYFETDHYKGWPAMLVRLAAIDDDTLTRRLIAAWREKAPRSLASRFGATVSK, from the coding sequence ATGAACGATGATCTCGAACGCTCCTTCGAGCGCGTGCAGCGGCTGGCGGAGACGGCGGGACTGCCGGAAACGACCGTCGGCACGTCCTATGGGACACCGGCCCTGCTCGTCAAAGGCAAGAGCTTTGTGCGGATGAGGGACGCGCAAACGCTTGTGGTCATGTGCGCGCTCGAAGAGAAGCAGATGCTGATGGAACTCGATCCGTCGCTGTACTTCGAGACCGACCACTACAAGGGCTGGCCGGCAATGTTGGTCCGTCTCGCCGCTATCGACGATGATACATTGACGCGAAGGCTGATCGCGGCCTGGCGCGAAAAAGCGCCGAGGAGTCTTGCAAGCCGCTTCGGCGCCACGGTGTCGAAGTGA
- a CDS encoding LysR substrate-binding domain-containing protein gives MRELNAIHLNGLRAVEAAGRLGSLASAAEELGVTAGAVSQQITKTEAQLGRTLFERTARGLVATDFGRLFLARLSNAFGELADAVASARRRDESVLTISVAPVFAARWLVYRLNRFAERHPDIRLRIDATTTLVNLDTSDVDVGIRVGSGDWPGVHAELLLEQEIFPVCSPSMATDLLVPADILKLSAVIDGHSMFTWEAWFKEAGLSGSEMTVRHTFNEASLALDAAIAGQGVMLAWQTLAGYAVTEGSLVAPFGIRAKTGFGHYFVCSRSRRESKAAVAFKRWVRDEVEEGMRLLNAKVASYLGN, from the coding sequence ATGAGAGAGCTGAACGCCATCCATCTCAATGGCCTGCGTGCGGTCGAAGCGGCCGGCCGGCTAGGCTCGCTGGCGAGTGCGGCGGAAGAACTCGGCGTCACGGCCGGCGCCGTCAGCCAGCAGATCACCAAGACGGAAGCGCAACTCGGCCGCACGCTGTTCGAGCGCACCGCCCGCGGGCTCGTCGCCACGGATTTCGGACGCCTGTTCCTCGCGCGTCTTTCAAATGCCTTCGGCGAACTTGCCGACGCAGTGGCATCGGCGCGCCGCCGGGATGAATCGGTGCTGACGATCTCAGTGGCCCCGGTCTTTGCGGCCCGGTGGCTGGTTTACCGATTGAACCGTTTTGCCGAGCGGCATCCGGATATCCGGTTGAGGATCGATGCGACGACGACCCTCGTGAACCTGGACACCTCCGACGTGGATGTCGGCATCCGCGTCGGCAGCGGTGACTGGCCGGGTGTGCATGCCGAGCTGCTGCTGGAGCAGGAGATCTTCCCGGTCTGTTCGCCGAGCATGGCTACGGACCTGCTCGTTCCTGCAGATATTCTAAAGCTGTCGGCGGTGATCGACGGTCACTCGATGTTCACTTGGGAAGCATGGTTCAAGGAGGCTGGCCTCTCGGGCTCCGAGATGACCGTGCGCCACACGTTCAACGAAGCCTCGCTCGCGCTCGATGCGGCGATCGCGGGCCAGGGGGTTATGCTCGCCTGGCAGACCCTTGCGGGTTATGCCGTGACCGAAGGCAGCCTCGTCGCTCCGTTTGGTATCCGCGCAAAGACTGGCTTCGGCCATTATTTCGTGTGTTCGCGATCCCGGCGCGAGAGCAAGGCCGCCGTGGCTTTCAAGCGCTGGGTGCGCGATGAGGTCGAAGAGGGAATGCGGCTGCTCAACGCCAAGGTTGCGAGCTACCTCGGCAATTGA
- a CDS encoding glutathione S-transferase family protein, translating to MLTVYGVYRSRASRNYWMVRELGIPFTSVPVIQARRVADPLAADAPLNTRSPNFLAINPMGLIPAIDDDGLVLTESLANNLYLARKYGGPLAPTDLSEDGQMGNWTMWAATEVEPNAVEIVLAYDDGIEDTPEGQARIAACTQSLAKAFAVLEAHLESCDYVVGNRFTVADLNLAEVFRYTMSQKALFDRHPRIKAWLGRCQSRPCFIAMMEERLKEPE from the coding sequence ATGCTGACAGTCTATGGGGTTTACCGTTCGCGCGCATCGCGTAACTATTGGATGGTGCGCGAACTTGGCATTCCCTTCACATCCGTGCCGGTTATCCAGGCGCGCCGCGTCGCCGATCCGCTGGCCGCCGATGCGCCGCTCAACACCCGGTCGCCGAACTTTCTCGCGATCAATCCGATGGGCCTCATCCCGGCCATCGATGACGACGGCCTGGTCCTGACAGAGTCGCTCGCCAACAATCTCTATCTCGCCCGCAAATATGGCGGTCCCCTCGCGCCGACCGATCTCAGCGAGGACGGACAGATGGGCAACTGGACGATGTGGGCGGCGACTGAGGTGGAGCCGAATGCGGTCGAGATCGTTCTCGCCTATGACGACGGCATCGAGGACACGCCCGAAGGTCAAGCGCGCATTGCTGCTTGCACCCAATCACTAGCGAAAGCGTTCGCGGTCCTCGAGGCGCATCTTGAGAGCTGCGACTACGTCGTCGGCAATCGCTTCACCGTCGCCGATCTCAACCTTGCCGAGGTTTTCCGCTACACGATGAGCCAGAAGGCGCTGTTCGACAGGCATCCGCGCATCAAGGCGTGGCTTGGGCGCTGCCAATCGCGACCTTGCTTCATTGCCATGATGGAAGAGCGACTGAAGGAGCCGGAATAG
- a CDS encoding EAL domain-containing protein: MARKTSRNTRYAALNAGDNVETRRLIHAGNRLAEEVARIFPSEPDTADRHYWLETMINHVPDYIYAKDRKGRFLIANEVTVADNGLESLQDLVGKTDFDLHPAKAAQAIADVEQRVIETGEPIFGIEERAIVTKGRDRWLMTSKVPLRNKSGQIVGVVGVSRDISDRKAAERLLEGQARLLEMIAKGKPLDQFFTDLILLIELLLPGVKGSILLLSDDGQHLLHGAAPSLDEVFCATIHGVEIGPRVGSCGTAAWRGEQVIVADMFADPLWEGYTEVVKPYGFRSCWSTPIHSHDRKVLGTFVLYSQETGVPSEQQKELIATATYLAGIAIERKRAEDRISFMAHHDALTGLPNRVLFEEQVAGVLEAIRGRDQWAVLAFLDLDNFKLINDSLGHTAGDELLKTVSGRMRAAVRKSDMVVRVGGDEFILLLNGLPTERDVVLSRLEDIRAAIAAPLQLSGRSLQVTCSMGVACFPHQGQTVSELLANADAAMYRAKALGRNNLQVFTEEMAAKAHEKLLRQEELREAIAHNEFFLHFQPQMNLASGRIFAAEALLRWQHPVHGVISPGAFIPLAEETGLIVPIGDWVLKTACRQCKAWQDAGLPSLIISVNVSARQFLERNWASRVAAVLAETGLEARYLELELTESLIMQDVPGAIATMHELEAIGVHLAIDDFGTGYSSLSALKRFPVQRLKIDRSFVEDIPLDADDKAITAAIISLAQNLGLRVIAEGVETEAQVEFLRQSGCDEIQGYFFSPPLVARDFETLLGQRRVHADAI; this comes from the coding sequence TTGGCAAGGAAAACGTCCCGCAATACCCGCTATGCGGCCCTCAACGCCGGAGACAACGTGGAGACGCGCCGGCTCATCCACGCCGGCAATCGTCTGGCGGAGGAGGTGGCGCGCATTTTTCCTTCCGAACCCGACACCGCCGACCGCCATTATTGGCTGGAGACGATGATCAATCACGTCCCGGATTATATCTATGCCAAGGACAGGAAAGGCCGGTTTCTCATCGCCAATGAGGTGACCGTCGCGGACAACGGGCTTGAGAGCCTTCAGGATCTTGTCGGCAAGACGGATTTCGACCTGCACCCGGCGAAGGCCGCGCAGGCCATCGCCGACGTGGAACAGCGCGTGATAGAGACCGGCGAACCGATCTTCGGGATAGAAGAGCGGGCCATTGTCACCAAGGGGCGCGATCGTTGGCTGATGACGTCCAAGGTGCCGCTGCGCAACAAGAGTGGCCAGATCGTCGGCGTCGTCGGTGTTTCGCGCGATATCAGCGATCGAAAAGCGGCCGAGCGCTTGCTCGAAGGGCAGGCGCGGCTGCTTGAGATGATCGCGAAGGGCAAGCCGCTCGATCAGTTCTTCACCGACCTCATCTTGCTGATCGAATTGCTGCTGCCCGGCGTCAAGGGTTCCATCCTGCTTCTCTCCGACGACGGGCAGCATCTTCTGCACGGCGCTGCTCCAAGCCTGGACGAGGTATTTTGCGCTACGATCCACGGAGTCGAGATTGGTCCGAGAGTCGGTTCGTGTGGGACAGCAGCCTGGCGTGGCGAGCAGGTGATCGTTGCGGACATGTTTGCCGACCCGCTGTGGGAAGGCTACACCGAGGTTGTGAAGCCCTATGGCTTCCGTTCCTGCTGGTCGACGCCAATCCACTCGCACGATCGCAAGGTGCTCGGAACTTTCGTGCTCTATTCGCAGGAAACCGGCGTTCCAAGCGAGCAGCAGAAGGAACTGATCGCCACGGCGACGTATCTCGCCGGGATCGCGATCGAACGCAAGCGAGCCGAAGACAGAATAAGCTTCATGGCGCATCACGATGCGCTGACAGGTCTCCCCAATCGCGTTCTGTTCGAGGAACAAGTGGCTGGTGTGCTCGAGGCGATTCGCGGACGCGATCAGTGGGCCGTGCTCGCCTTTCTGGACCTCGACAATTTCAAGCTCATCAATGACAGTCTCGGGCATACGGCGGGCGACGAATTGCTTAAGACTGTTTCCGGGCGCATGCGCGCGGCAGTGCGCAAGTCCGATATGGTCGTACGGGTCGGCGGCGACGAGTTTATACTTCTCCTGAATGGCCTGCCGACGGAGCGCGATGTCGTCCTGTCACGCCTTGAGGATATCCGCGCGGCCATTGCCGCGCCGCTGCAACTCAGCGGCCGCAGCCTGCAGGTGACCTGCAGTATGGGCGTCGCCTGCTTTCCCCACCAAGGCCAGACGGTCAGCGAATTGCTTGCCAATGCCGATGCGGCCATGTACCGCGCCAAGGCGCTTGGGCGCAACAACCTGCAGGTCTTCACAGAAGAAATGGCGGCCAAGGCGCACGAGAAGCTCTTGCGGCAGGAGGAACTGCGCGAGGCGATCGCCCACAACGAATTTTTCCTGCATTTCCAGCCGCAGATGAATCTTGCAAGCGGCCGCATCTTCGCCGCAGAGGCATTGTTGCGCTGGCAGCATCCGGTGCATGGCGTGATCTCGCCCGGTGCCTTCATCCCGCTGGCGGAGGAAACCGGTCTGATCGTGCCGATCGGCGACTGGGTTCTGAAAACCGCATGCCGCCAGTGCAAGGCCTGGCAGGATGCCGGTCTGCCGTCCCTGATCATCAGTGTGAATGTTTCCGCCCGACAGTTCCTCGAACGCAACTGGGCGAGCCGCGTGGCGGCTGTACTCGCGGAAACCGGCCTGGAGGCGCGTTATCTCGAACTCGAACTGACCGAGAGCCTGATCATGCAGGACGTGCCCGGTGCGATCGCGACTATGCACGAGTTGGAGGCGATCGGCGTGCACCTTGCGATCGACGACTTCGGGACGGGTTATTCCAGCCTCAGCGCGCTTAAACGGTTCCCCGTGCAACGGCTGAAGATCGACCGCTCCTTCGTCGAGGACATCCCGTTGGACGCCGACGACAAGGCCATCACCGCGGCGATCATTTCGCTGGCGCAGAATCTTGGCCTGCGGGTGATCGCCGAAGGCGTGGAAACGGAAGCGCAGGTCGAGTTCCTGCGGCAAAGCGGTTGCGATGAGATCCAGGGCTATTTCTTCAGCCCGCCGCTTGTCGCCCGGGATTTCGAAACACTGCTTGGCCAGCGCAGGGTCCATGCGGACGCTATCTGA
- a CDS encoding L,D-transpeptidase family protein, producing the protein MPTLPNFSRRQFLRTSGLVAISAGLASCTSSMNTDRFRQQTMPVYRNPALEGRWIDPRTGALLEGPVEEAALPTGLPPQDPYYSQIYAAVDDGGYLVPAVPYQQIDARFYRQEVDDPFGEQPGTIVVDTADRFLYLVQPGGRAMRYGVGLGREGFAWSGRGVIQWKQKWPRWTPPGTMIERQPELARYSESAGGMQPGLNNPLGSRALYIFQNGQDTLYRVHGTPEWQSIGKAVSSGCVRMLNQDVMDLYDRVRGKAPILVI; encoded by the coding sequence ATGCCCACGCTGCCCAATTTCTCCCGCCGCCAGTTTCTCCGTACATCCGGACTCGTAGCCATCTCCGCCGGGCTTGCGAGTTGCACGTCGTCGATGAACACGGACCGCTTCCGTCAGCAAACCATGCCGGTTTACCGCAATCCGGCGCTGGAGGGACGCTGGATCGATCCGCGTACGGGAGCCTTGCTGGAGGGCCCGGTCGAGGAGGCGGCACTGCCGACCGGCCTGCCACCGCAGGACCCCTATTACTCGCAAATTTATGCCGCGGTGGACGATGGCGGTTATCTGGTCCCGGCTGTGCCTTATCAGCAGATCGACGCTCGATTTTACCGCCAGGAGGTCGACGACCCATTCGGGGAGCAGCCGGGCACGATCGTGGTCGACACCGCCGATCGCTTTCTCTATCTGGTCCAGCCGGGCGGAAGGGCCATGCGGTATGGCGTCGGGCTCGGTCGTGAGGGCTTCGCCTGGTCGGGACGCGGCGTCATTCAGTGGAAGCAGAAGTGGCCGCGCTGGACGCCGCCAGGTACGATGATCGAACGGCAGCCGGAGCTTGCGCGCTATTCGGAAAGCGCAGGCGGGATGCAGCCTGGCTTGAACAATCCGCTCGGCTCACGCGCGCTCTATATCTTCCAGAACGGCCAGGACACCTTGTATCGCGTACACGGAACGCCGGAGTGGCAATCGATCGGGAAGGCCGTTTCCTCCGGCTGTGTGCGCATGCTCAACCAGGACGTCATGGATCTCTACGACCGCGTCCGCGGCAAGGCGCCGATCCTCGTGATCTAG
- a CDS encoding MarR family winged helix-turn-helix transcriptional regulator, whose amino-acid sequence MTTKPEKFEAISDEALTLGQQLCFAVYSAGHAFNRTYKPLLDRFGLTYPQYLVLLALWQQDKMTVKRIGEDMGLDSGTLSPLLKRLEAAGYVTRLRDRDDERQVIVSLTEKGRNLKPEAFGILADISKATGCTLEEVRELREALQRLTQRMTSSQRES is encoded by the coding sequence ATGACGACCAAGCCGGAAAAATTTGAGGCGATATCCGATGAAGCGCTGACGCTGGGCCAGCAATTGTGCTTTGCGGTTTATTCGGCTGGGCACGCGTTCAACCGCACCTATAAGCCGCTGCTCGATCGCTTTGGCCTCACTTATCCGCAATACCTCGTGCTGTTGGCGCTCTGGCAACAGGACAAGATGACGGTGAAACGGATCGGCGAGGACATGGGCCTCGATTCCGGTACGCTTTCCCCTTTGCTGAAGCGGCTGGAAGCCGCCGGCTATGTCACCCGGCTCCGCGATCGCGACGACGAGCGGCAGGTGATCGTCAGCCTCACGGAAAAGGGTCGGAACCTGAAACCCGAGGCCTTCGGCATCCTCGCCGACATCAGCAAAGCGACCGGATGCACCCTGGAAGAAGTCCGTGAGTTGCGCGAGGCGCTGCAGCGCTTAACCCAACGGATGACCAGCAGTCAGCGAGAAAGCTGA
- a CDS encoding organic hydroperoxide resistance protein: MPILYRTTASATGGRAGQAKSADGVLDISLTVPKELGGDGARGTNPEQLFAAGYSACFLGALKFVAGKEKVRLPEDTKVTGTVGIGPRDDGTGFYIDAALEIASPGVDKAVLEDLVQKAHIVCPYSHATRGNVDVKLTVA; this comes from the coding sequence ATGCCTATCCTCTATCGCACCACCGCCTCCGCGACGGGCGGTCGCGCCGGCCAGGCCAAGAGCGCCGATGGCGTCCTCGACATCAGCCTCACCGTTCCGAAGGAGCTTGGTGGCGACGGTGCCCGCGGCACCAACCCGGAGCAGCTCTTTGCTGCCGGCTATTCTGCCTGCTTCCTCGGCGCGTTGAAATTCGTTGCCGGCAAGGAAAAGGTAAGACTTCCGGAAGACACGAAAGTGACAGGCACCGTCGGGATCGGCCCGCGCGACGACGGCACGGGCTTCTACATCGATGCGGCGCTCGAGATCGCTTCGCCCGGCGTGGATAAAGCCGTCCTTGAGGATCTGGTCCAGAAGGCTCACATCGTATGCCCATACAGCCACGCAACCAGGGGCAATGTCGACGTGAAGCTGACGGTGGCTTGA